The region TCCTGGACAAATCGGATAAAAATTAGCTTTACTTGCCATTGCGGCAACTTTATCTCCCCATGCATCACCAATCATCAAAATATTTTCAGGATTATACACTTTGCTCAACTGGCTAATACACTCTTTCTTTGTACCTGCATCCTGCCCACATAACAAAGTAACATATTGCAACAAATTATGTTCTGTCCACTCTCTTTCCAATGCATCAGTTGCTGTAGCAGAAACAATCACAATATCTGCTTTTTGGCTTGCTTTAGCTAAAGACTCCCTCGCAAAAGGAAAAGGCGGGATATTGTAAACCATTTCTTTTATTCTTTGGTTACAATTAATTGACCACTCATAAGCTCTTTGCATAACCGGATCGCTCTTACCTAATTCTGCTAAAACACTGTTATTAACAGTCTTACCACTAGAAACCAAAGCCTCGAAGGAAGCAATATCTGGATACTGAAAGTCATATCCAATCAAATCAGCTCTATGCTTTAGCCAACAAAATGTTTTACATAATTCTAT is a window of Amygdalobacter nucleatus DNA encoding:
- a CDS encoding HAD family hydrolase; this translates as MYKTFDDYQAKHNFLICVDSDGCMFDTMEIKHKECFCPATIQTWGLQAISKYVREVWEFGNLYSIYRGQSRFIELCKTFCWLKHRADLIGYDFQYPDIASFEALVSSGKTVNNSVLAELGKSDPVMQRAYEWSINCNQRIKEMVYNIPPFPFARESLAKASQKADIVIVSATATDALEREWTEHNLLQYVTLLCGQDAGTKKECISQLSKVYNPENILMIGDAWGDKVAAMASKANFYPICPGKEVDSWKCFYNETLNVFLNGKYLDSYYQNILVDFENALPDVLPWPTI